CGTGCAGGTCCGGGCGAAGTCGGGCGGCAAGAGCGGAGACTGGTCGGCGTGAAGGCACTCGTGGTGACGTGCTCCAACCGCGCCGCTGCCGGGGTCTACGAGGACACGACCGGGCCGATGATCGTGACTGCGCTGCGGGAGTGGGGCTTCGAGGTGGACGACGCGGTCGTCGTCCCCGACGGTGACCCTGTCGAGGAGGCGCTGCGTGAGGCCGTCGAGTACCGCTACGACGCAGTGGTCACTACCGGCGGCACCGGTGTCAGTCCCACCGACGCGACTCCCGAGGCCACCCGGGCGCTCCTCGACCGCGAGCTTCCCGGGGTCGCGGAGGCGATCCGTGCGTACGGCGTCGCCGCTGGCGTGCCCACCGCGATGCTGTCGCGGGGTACGGCCGGGGTCGCCGACCAGACGGTGATCGTGAACCTCCCCGGCTCGAGCGGCGGGGTGCGCGACGGGCTCGCGGTCCTCTCCGGTGTGCTCGTGCACGCCGTCGAGCAGGTCGCGGGTGTCGACCACGTCCGCGATGAAGGCGGTGCGTCCTGAGCACGGGCTGGCCGGCGACGCTCCACCACGGGCCCGTGGGACTGCGCCCGATCCGCCGCAGCGACGCCCGTGTCTGGGCGCGGCTGCGCCGTGACTCGGCGGAGTGGCTTGGGCGCTGGGAGGCGACGCTGCCGAGCAGCGTCCCCTCGGGCAACCGTTCGTACAGCGCCGCAGTGCGTTCGTTGCGCCAGCAGGCGGCGCAGGGAAGGACGCTTCCGTTCGTCACCACCTACGGCAGCGACGAGATGGTCGGCCAGGTCACCGTGTCCGGCATCACCTGGGGGTCGGCACGCTGGGCGCAGATCGGCTACTGGGTCTCGCGTGGCCATGCGGGCCGTGGCATCACCACCACCGCGGTCGCGATGGCGACCGACCACTGCTTCGAGGTGCTGGGCCTGCACCGGATCGAGATCGCGATCCGCCCTGAGAACACCGCCAGCCTG
Above is a genomic segment from Mumia sp. Pv4-285 containing:
- a CDS encoding MogA/MoaB family molybdenum cofactor biosynthesis protein, with product MKALVVTCSNRAAAGVYEDTTGPMIVTALREWGFEVDDAVVVPDGDPVEEALREAVEYRYDAVVTTGGTGVSPTDATPEATRALLDRELPGVAEAIRAYGVAAGVPTAMLSRGTAGVADQTVIVNLPGSSGGVRDGLAVLSGVLVHAVEQVAGVDHVRDEGGAS
- a CDS encoding GNAT family N-acetyltransferase; its protein translation is MGLRPIRRSDARVWARLRRDSAEWLGRWEATLPSSVPSGNRSYSAAVRSLRQQAAQGRTLPFVTTYGSDEMVGQVTVSGITWGSARWAQIGYWVSRGHAGRGITTTAVAMATDHCFEVLGLHRIEIAIRPENTASLRVVEKLGFDRVGLAPRYLHIDGDWRDHLLFAVTSEQVVPGGLIARVGTAGAEH